Proteins co-encoded in one Rhodothermales bacterium genomic window:
- a CDS encoding sigma-70 family RNA polymerase sigma factor codes for MSDEDLMSYFQAGTVEAFDILVSRYKDPLTNYIYRFLGDMKECEDLLQETFLRVYRNRHSYRRIAKYSTWLYTIAGNLARSEYRKRKRRRLYSLQSVNRDEEEYEVEIPDETFSPDKHTESTIQDRHIQEALRQIPEEFREVVVLRDVQQLAYEEIAEITGLPMGTVKSRINRGRTKLQTLLKDVYVPHETN; via the coding sequence ATGAGCGATGAAGATCTGATGTCGTACTTCCAGGCCGGCACCGTCGAAGCGTTTGATATCCTCGTGAGCCGGTACAAAGACCCGCTTACGAACTATATATATCGATTCCTCGGAGACATGAAGGAGTGTGAGGACCTGCTTCAGGAGACGTTCCTGCGTGTCTATCGCAACCGCCATTCGTATCGCCGCATCGCGAAATATTCGACATGGCTGTACACGATCGCCGGCAACCTGGCGCGCTCGGAATACCGGAAGCGTAAGCGGCGCCGGCTGTACTCACTCCAGTCCGTAAACCGGGATGAAGAAGAGTACGAGGTCGAAATCCCGGACGAAACATTCTCCCCGGACAAGCATACGGAGAGTACCATACAGGATCGCCATATTCAGGAGGCTCTTCGTCAGATACCGGAAGAGTTTCGTGAGGTGGTCGTGTTGCGCGACGTCCAACAACTGGCGTATGAGGAGATTGCGGAGATTACCGGGTTGCCAATGGGGACGGTTAAGAGCCGAATCAACCGCGGCCGCACCAAGCTCCAAACCCTCCTGAAGGACGTGTACGTGCCGCACGAGACGAACTGA